A window of Symphalangus syndactylus isolate Jambi chromosome 24, NHGRI_mSymSyn1-v2.1_pri, whole genome shotgun sequence contains these coding sequences:
- the SS18L1 gene encoding calcium-responsive transactivator isoform X7: MQSLLPAPPTQNMNLGPGALTQSGSSQGLHSQGSLSDAISTGLPPSSLLQGQIGNGPSHVSMQQTAPNTLPTTSMSISGPGYSHAGPASQGVPMQGPGAIGNYVSRTNINMQSNPVSMMQQQAATSHYSSAQGGSQHYQGQSSIAMMGQGSQGSSMMGQRPMAPYRPSQQGSSQQYLGQEEYYGEQYSHSQGAAEPMGQQYYPDGHGDYAYQQSSYTEQSYDRSFEESTQHYYEGGNSQYSQQQAGYQQGATQQQTYSQQQYPSQQSYPGQQQGYGPAQGAPSQYPGYQQGQGQQYGSYRAPQTAPSAQQQRPYGYEQASFLDVSRCAHPPHLSRHNEDFSYGHEE, translated from the exons ATGCAGTCGCTGCTTCCTGCC CCGCCCACGCAGAACATGAACCTGGGCCCCGGAGCCCTGACTCAGAGCGGCTCCAGCCAGGGCCTGCACTCCCAGGGCAGCCTGAGTGACGCCATCAGCACGGGCttgccaccctcctccctcctgcagGGCCAGATTGGCAACG GGCCGAGCCACGTGTCCATGCAGCAGACGGCGCCTAACACGCTGCCCACCACCTCCATGAGCATCTCTGGGCCCGGCTACAGCCATGCGGGGCCCGCCTCGCAGGGCGTCCCCATGCAGGGGCCAGGCGCCATCGGCAACTACGTGTCTCGGACCAACATCAACATGCAGTCCAACCCAG TCTCCATGATGCAGCAACAGGCGGCCACGTCGCACTACAGCTCGGCGCAGGGCGGCAGCCAGCACTACCAGGGCCAGTCGTCCATCGCCATGATGGGGCAGGGCAGCCAGGGGAGCAGCATGATGGGGCAGCGGCCCATGGCGCCCTACCGGCCCTCCCAGCAAG GCTCTTCTCAGCAGTACCTGGGCCAGGAGGAATACTATGGCGAGCAGTACAGCCACAGCCAGGGCGCTGCGGAGCCCATGGGCCAACAGTACTACCCCGACG GCCACGGCGATTACGCCTACCAGCAGTCATCCTACACGGAGCAGAGCTACGACCGGTCCTTTGAGGAGTCCACGCAGCACTACTATGAGGGGG gaAACTCCCAGTACAGCCAGCAGCAGGCCGGGTACCAGCAGGGCGCCACGCAGCAGCAGACCTACTCCCAGCAGCAGTACCCCAGCCAGCAGAGCTACCCCGGACAGCAGCAGGGCTATG GGCCTGCCCAGGGAGCCCCATCGCAGTACCCCGGCTACCAgcaaggccaaggccagcagTACGGAAGCTACCGAGCACCGCAGACAGCGCCGTCTGCCCAGCAGCAGCGGCCCTACGGCTATGAACAGGCAAGCTTTCTGGATGTTTCCAGATGTGCCCATCCACCACACCTGTCGAGACATAATGAAGATTTCTCTTATGGCCATGAGGAATAA
- the SS18L1 gene encoding calcium-responsive transactivator isoform X5 codes for MLDENHHLIQCILEYQSKGKTAECTQYQQILHRNLVYLATIADSNQNMQSLLPAPPTQNMNLGPGALTQSGSSQGLHSQGSLSDAISTGLPPSSLLQGQIGNGPSHVSMQQTAPNTLPTTSMSISGPGYSHAGPASQGVPMQGPGAIGNYVSRTNINMQSNPVSMMQQQAATSHYSSAQGGSQHYQGQSSIAMMGQGSQGSSMMGQRPMAPYRPSQQGSSQQYLGQEEYYGEQYSHSQGAAEPMGQQYYPDGHGDYAYQQSSYTEQSYDRSFEESTQHYYEGGNSQYSQQQAGYQQGATQQQTYSQQQYPSQQSYPGQQQGYGPAQGAPSQYPGYQQGQGQQYGSYRAPQTAPSAQQQRPYGYEQASFLDVSRCAHPPHLSRHNEDFSYGHEE; via the exons ATGCTGGACGAGAACCACCACCTGATCCAGTGCATCCTGGAGTACCAGAGCAAGGGCAAGACGGCCGAGTGCACGCA GTACCAGCAGATCCTGCACCGGAACCTGGTATACCTGGCCACGATCGCAGACTCCAACCAGAACATGCAGTCGCTGCTTCCTGCC CCGCCCACGCAGAACATGAACCTGGGCCCCGGAGCCCTGACTCAGAGCGGCTCCAGCCAGGGCCTGCACTCCCAGGGCAGCCTGAGTGACGCCATCAGCACGGGCttgccaccctcctccctcctgcagGGCCAGATTGGCAACG GGCCGAGCCACGTGTCCATGCAGCAGACGGCGCCTAACACGCTGCCCACCACCTCCATGAGCATCTCTGGGCCCGGCTACAGCCATGCGGGGCCCGCCTCGCAGGGCGTCCCCATGCAGGGGCCAGGCGCCATCGGCAACTACGTGTCTCGGACCAACATCAACATGCAGTCCAACCCAG TCTCCATGATGCAGCAACAGGCGGCCACGTCGCACTACAGCTCGGCGCAGGGCGGCAGCCAGCACTACCAGGGCCAGTCGTCCATCGCCATGATGGGGCAGGGCAGCCAGGGGAGCAGCATGATGGGGCAGCGGCCCATGGCGCCCTACCGGCCCTCCCAGCAAG GCTCTTCTCAGCAGTACCTGGGCCAGGAGGAATACTATGGCGAGCAGTACAGCCACAGCCAGGGCGCTGCGGAGCCCATGGGCCAACAGTACTACCCCGACG GCCACGGCGATTACGCCTACCAGCAGTCATCCTACACGGAGCAGAGCTACGACCGGTCCTTTGAGGAGTCCACGCAGCACTACTATGAGGGGG gaAACTCCCAGTACAGCCAGCAGCAGGCCGGGTACCAGCAGGGCGCCACGCAGCAGCAGACCTACTCCCAGCAGCAGTACCCCAGCCAGCAGAGCTACCCCGGACAGCAGCAGGGCTATG GGCCTGCCCAGGGAGCCCCATCGCAGTACCCCGGCTACCAgcaaggccaaggccagcagTACGGAAGCTACCGAGCACCGCAGACAGCGCCGTCTGCCCAGCAGCAGCGGCCCTACGGCTATGAACAGGCAAGCTTTCTGGATGTTTCCAGATGTGCCCATCCACCACACCTGTCGAGACATAATGAAGATTTCTCTTATGGCCATGAGGAATAA
- the SS18L1 gene encoding calcium-responsive transactivator isoform X2 — translation MTLKVFEECRPVIELLWFGYKMLDENHHLIQCILEYQSKGKTAECTQYQQILHRNLVYLATIADSNQNMQSLLPAPPTQNMNLGPGALTQSGSSQGLHSQGSLSDAISTGLPPSSLLQGQIGNGPSHVSMQQTAPNTLPTTSMSISGPGYSHAGPASQGVPMQGPGAIGNYVSRTNINMQSNPVSMMQQQAATSHYSSAQGGSQHYQGQSSIAMMGQGSQGSSMMGQRPMAPYRPSQQGSSQQYLGQEEYYGEQYSHSQGAAEPMGQQYYPDGHGDYAYQQSSYTEQSYDRSFEESTQHYYEGGNSQYSQQQAGYQQGATQQQTYSQQQYPSQQSYPGQQQGYGPAQGAPSQYPGYQQGQGQQYGSYRAPQTAPSAQQQRPYGYEQASFLDVSRCAHPPHLSRHNEDFSYGHEE, via the exons ATGACTCTGAAAGTTTTTGAAGAATGCCGGCCAGTCATCGAGTTGCTTTGGTTTGGGTACAAG ATGCTGGACGAGAACCACCACCTGATCCAGTGCATCCTGGAGTACCAGAGCAAGGGCAAGACGGCCGAGTGCACGCA GTACCAGCAGATCCTGCACCGGAACCTGGTATACCTGGCCACGATCGCAGACTCCAACCAGAACATGCAGTCGCTGCTTCCTGCC CCGCCCACGCAGAACATGAACCTGGGCCCCGGAGCCCTGACTCAGAGCGGCTCCAGCCAGGGCCTGCACTCCCAGGGCAGCCTGAGTGACGCCATCAGCACGGGCttgccaccctcctccctcctgcagGGCCAGATTGGCAACG GGCCGAGCCACGTGTCCATGCAGCAGACGGCGCCTAACACGCTGCCCACCACCTCCATGAGCATCTCTGGGCCCGGCTACAGCCATGCGGGGCCCGCCTCGCAGGGCGTCCCCATGCAGGGGCCAGGCGCCATCGGCAACTACGTGTCTCGGACCAACATCAACATGCAGTCCAACCCAG TCTCCATGATGCAGCAACAGGCGGCCACGTCGCACTACAGCTCGGCGCAGGGCGGCAGCCAGCACTACCAGGGCCAGTCGTCCATCGCCATGATGGGGCAGGGCAGCCAGGGGAGCAGCATGATGGGGCAGCGGCCCATGGCGCCCTACCGGCCCTCCCAGCAAG GCTCTTCTCAGCAGTACCTGGGCCAGGAGGAATACTATGGCGAGCAGTACAGCCACAGCCAGGGCGCTGCGGAGCCCATGGGCCAACAGTACTACCCCGACG GCCACGGCGATTACGCCTACCAGCAGTCATCCTACACGGAGCAGAGCTACGACCGGTCCTTTGAGGAGTCCACGCAGCACTACTATGAGGGGG gaAACTCCCAGTACAGCCAGCAGCAGGCCGGGTACCAGCAGGGCGCCACGCAGCAGCAGACCTACTCCCAGCAGCAGTACCCCAGCCAGCAGAGCTACCCCGGACAGCAGCAGGGCTATG GGCCTGCCCAGGGAGCCCCATCGCAGTACCCCGGCTACCAgcaaggccaaggccagcagTACGGAAGCTACCGAGCACCGCAGACAGCGCCGTCTGCCCAGCAGCAGCGGCCCTACGGCTATGAACAGGCAAGCTTTCTGGATGTTTCCAGATGTGCCCATCCACCACACCTGTCGAGACATAATGAAGATTTCTCTTATGGCCATGAGGAATAA
- the SS18L1 gene encoding calcium-responsive transactivator isoform X3, which yields MQSLSVEARYVPGVPHHGGRICPESPQHGGQMCPESPQHGGQMCPESPQHSCEALLPELEYQQILHRNLVYLATIADSNQNMQSLLPAPPTQNMNLGPGALTQSGSSQGLHSQGSLSDAISTGLPPSSLLQGQIGNGPSHVSMQQTAPNTLPTTSMSISGPGYSHAGPASQGVPMQGPGAIGNYVSRTNINMQSNPVSMMQQQAATSHYSSAQGGSQHYQGQSSIAMMGQGSQGSSMMGQRPMAPYRPSQQGSSQQYLGQEEYYGEQYSHSQGAAEPMGQQYYPDGHGDYAYQQSSYTEQSYDRSFEESTQHYYEGGNSQYSQQQAGYQQGATQQQTYSQQQYPSQQSYPGQQQGYGPAQGAPSQYPGYQQGQGQQYGSYRAPQTAPSAQQQRPYGYEQGQYGNYQQ from the exons ATGCAGAGTCTAAGCGTGGAGGCCAGATATGTCCCAGGAGTCCCCCATCATGGAGGTCGGATATGTCCCGAGAGTCCCCAGCATGGAGGTCAGATGTGTCCCGAGAGTCCCCAGCATGGAGGTCAGATGTGTCCCGAGAGTCCCCAGCACAGCTGCGAAGCGTTGCTGCCAGAACTGGA GTACCAGCAGATCCTGCACCGGAACCTGGTATACCTGGCCACGATCGCAGACTCCAACCAGAACATGCAGTCGCTGCTTCCTGCC CCGCCCACGCAGAACATGAACCTGGGCCCCGGAGCCCTGACTCAGAGCGGCTCCAGCCAGGGCCTGCACTCCCAGGGCAGCCTGAGTGACGCCATCAGCACGGGCttgccaccctcctccctcctgcagGGCCAGATTGGCAACG GGCCGAGCCACGTGTCCATGCAGCAGACGGCGCCTAACACGCTGCCCACCACCTCCATGAGCATCTCTGGGCCCGGCTACAGCCATGCGGGGCCCGCCTCGCAGGGCGTCCCCATGCAGGGGCCAGGCGCCATCGGCAACTACGTGTCTCGGACCAACATCAACATGCAGTCCAACCCAG TCTCCATGATGCAGCAACAGGCGGCCACGTCGCACTACAGCTCGGCGCAGGGCGGCAGCCAGCACTACCAGGGCCAGTCGTCCATCGCCATGATGGGGCAGGGCAGCCAGGGGAGCAGCATGATGGGGCAGCGGCCCATGGCGCCCTACCGGCCCTCCCAGCAAG GCTCTTCTCAGCAGTACCTGGGCCAGGAGGAATACTATGGCGAGCAGTACAGCCACAGCCAGGGCGCTGCGGAGCCCATGGGCCAACAGTACTACCCCGACG GCCACGGCGATTACGCCTACCAGCAGTCATCCTACACGGAGCAGAGCTACGACCGGTCCTTTGAGGAGTCCACGCAGCACTACTATGAGGGGG gaAACTCCCAGTACAGCCAGCAGCAGGCCGGGTACCAGCAGGGCGCCACGCAGCAGCAGACCTACTCCCAGCAGCAGTACCCCAGCCAGCAGAGCTACCCCGGACAGCAGCAGGGCTATG GGCCTGCCCAGGGAGCCCCATCGCAGTACCCCGGCTACCAgcaaggccaaggccagcagTACGGAAGCTACCGAGCACCGCAGACAGCGCCGTCTGCCCAGCAGCAGCGGCCCTACGGCTATGAACAG GGCCAGTATGGAAATTACCAGCAGTAA
- the SS18L1 gene encoding calcium-responsive transactivator isoform X8, giving the protein MNIDQPPTQNMNLGPGALTQSGSSQGLHSQGSLSDAISTGLPPSSLLQGQIGNGPSHVSMQQTAPNTLPTTSMSISGPGYSHAGPASQGVPMQGPGAIGNYVSRTNINMQSNPVSMMQQQAATSHYSSAQGGSQHYQGQSSIAMMGQGSQGSSMMGQRPMAPYRPSQQGSSQQYLGQEEYYGEQYSHSQGAAEPMGQQYYPDGHGDYAYQQSSYTEQSYDRSFEESTQHYYEGGNSQYSQQQAGYQQGATQQQTYSQQQYPSQQSYPGQQQGYGPAQGAPSQYPGYQQGQGQQYGSYRAPQTAPSAQQQRPYGYEQASFLDVSRCAHPPHLSRHNEDFSYGHEE; this is encoded by the exons ATGAACATTGACCAG CCGCCCACGCAGAACATGAACCTGGGCCCCGGAGCCCTGACTCAGAGCGGCTCCAGCCAGGGCCTGCACTCCCAGGGCAGCCTGAGTGACGCCATCAGCACGGGCttgccaccctcctccctcctgcagGGCCAGATTGGCAACG GGCCGAGCCACGTGTCCATGCAGCAGACGGCGCCTAACACGCTGCCCACCACCTCCATGAGCATCTCTGGGCCCGGCTACAGCCATGCGGGGCCCGCCTCGCAGGGCGTCCCCATGCAGGGGCCAGGCGCCATCGGCAACTACGTGTCTCGGACCAACATCAACATGCAGTCCAACCCAG TCTCCATGATGCAGCAACAGGCGGCCACGTCGCACTACAGCTCGGCGCAGGGCGGCAGCCAGCACTACCAGGGCCAGTCGTCCATCGCCATGATGGGGCAGGGCAGCCAGGGGAGCAGCATGATGGGGCAGCGGCCCATGGCGCCCTACCGGCCCTCCCAGCAAG GCTCTTCTCAGCAGTACCTGGGCCAGGAGGAATACTATGGCGAGCAGTACAGCCACAGCCAGGGCGCTGCGGAGCCCATGGGCCAACAGTACTACCCCGACG GCCACGGCGATTACGCCTACCAGCAGTCATCCTACACGGAGCAGAGCTACGACCGGTCCTTTGAGGAGTCCACGCAGCACTACTATGAGGGGG gaAACTCCCAGTACAGCCAGCAGCAGGCCGGGTACCAGCAGGGCGCCACGCAGCAGCAGACCTACTCCCAGCAGCAGTACCCCAGCCAGCAGAGCTACCCCGGACAGCAGCAGGGCTATG GGCCTGCCCAGGGAGCCCCATCGCAGTACCCCGGCTACCAgcaaggccaaggccagcagTACGGAAGCTACCGAGCACCGCAGACAGCGCCGTCTGCCCAGCAGCAGCGGCCCTACGGCTATGAACAGGCAAGCTTTCTGGATGTTTCCAGATGTGCCCATCCACCACACCTGTCGAGACATAATGAAGATTTCTCTTATGGCCATGAGGAATAA
- the SS18L1 gene encoding calcium-responsive transactivator isoform X1, whose product MSVAFASARPRGKGEVTQQTIQKMLDENHHLIQCILEYQSKGKTAECTQYQQILHRNLVYLATIADSNQNMQSLLPAPPTQNMNLGPGALTQSGSSQGLHSQGSLSDAISTGLPPSSLLQGQIGNGPSHVSMQQTAPNTLPTTSMSISGPGYSHAGPASQGVPMQGPGAIGNYVSRTNINMQSNPVSMMQQQAATSHYSSAQGGSQHYQGQSSIAMMGQGSQGSSMMGQRPMAPYRPSQQGSSQQYLGQEEYYGEQYSHSQGAAEPMGQQYYPDGHGDYAYQQSSYTEQSYDRSFEESTQHYYEGGNSQYSQQQAGYQQGATQQQTYSQQQYPSQQSYPGQQQGYGPAQGAPSQYPGYQQGQGQQYGSYRAPQTAPSAQQQRPYGYEQASFLDVSRCAHPPHLSRHNEDFSYGHEE is encoded by the exons ATGTCCGTGGCCTTCGCGTCTGCCCGGCCTAGAGGCAAAGGGGAGGTCACGCAGCAAACCATCCAGAAG ATGCTGGACGAGAACCACCACCTGATCCAGTGCATCCTGGAGTACCAGAGCAAGGGCAAGACGGCCGAGTGCACGCA GTACCAGCAGATCCTGCACCGGAACCTGGTATACCTGGCCACGATCGCAGACTCCAACCAGAACATGCAGTCGCTGCTTCCTGCC CCGCCCACGCAGAACATGAACCTGGGCCCCGGAGCCCTGACTCAGAGCGGCTCCAGCCAGGGCCTGCACTCCCAGGGCAGCCTGAGTGACGCCATCAGCACGGGCttgccaccctcctccctcctgcagGGCCAGATTGGCAACG GGCCGAGCCACGTGTCCATGCAGCAGACGGCGCCTAACACGCTGCCCACCACCTCCATGAGCATCTCTGGGCCCGGCTACAGCCATGCGGGGCCCGCCTCGCAGGGCGTCCCCATGCAGGGGCCAGGCGCCATCGGCAACTACGTGTCTCGGACCAACATCAACATGCAGTCCAACCCAG TCTCCATGATGCAGCAACAGGCGGCCACGTCGCACTACAGCTCGGCGCAGGGCGGCAGCCAGCACTACCAGGGCCAGTCGTCCATCGCCATGATGGGGCAGGGCAGCCAGGGGAGCAGCATGATGGGGCAGCGGCCCATGGCGCCCTACCGGCCCTCCCAGCAAG GCTCTTCTCAGCAGTACCTGGGCCAGGAGGAATACTATGGCGAGCAGTACAGCCACAGCCAGGGCGCTGCGGAGCCCATGGGCCAACAGTACTACCCCGACG GCCACGGCGATTACGCCTACCAGCAGTCATCCTACACGGAGCAGAGCTACGACCGGTCCTTTGAGGAGTCCACGCAGCACTACTATGAGGGGG gaAACTCCCAGTACAGCCAGCAGCAGGCCGGGTACCAGCAGGGCGCCACGCAGCAGCAGACCTACTCCCAGCAGCAGTACCCCAGCCAGCAGAGCTACCCCGGACAGCAGCAGGGCTATG GGCCTGCCCAGGGAGCCCCATCGCAGTACCCCGGCTACCAgcaaggccaaggccagcagTACGGAAGCTACCGAGCACCGCAGACAGCGCCGTCTGCCCAGCAGCAGCGGCCCTACGGCTATGAACAGGCAAGCTTTCTGGATGTTTCCAGATGTGCCCATCCACCACACCTGTCGAGACATAATGAAGATTTCTCTTATGGCCATGAGGAATAA
- the SS18L1 gene encoding calcium-responsive transactivator isoform X4, protein MSVAFASARPRGKGEVTQQTIQKMLDENHHLIQCILEYQSKGKTAECTQYQQILHRNLVYLATIADSNQNMQSLLPAPPTQNMNLGPGALTQSGSSQGLHSQGSLSDAISTGLPPSSLLQGQIGNGPSHVSMQQTAPNTLPTTSMSISGPGYSHAGPASQGVPMQGPGAIGNYVSRTNINMQSNPVSMMQQQAATSHYSSAQGGSQHYQGQSSIAMMGQGSQGSSMMGQRPMAPYRPSQQGSSQQYLGQEEYYGEQYSHSQGAAEPMGQQYYPDGHGDYAYQQSSYTEQSYDRSFEESTQHYYEGGNSQYSQQQAGYQQGATQQQTYSQQQYPSQQSYPGQQQGYGPAQGAPSQYPGYQQGQGQQYGSYRAPQTAPSAQQQRPYGYEQGQYGNYQQ, encoded by the exons ATGTCCGTGGCCTTCGCGTCTGCCCGGCCTAGAGGCAAAGGGGAGGTCACGCAGCAAACCATCCAGAAG ATGCTGGACGAGAACCACCACCTGATCCAGTGCATCCTGGAGTACCAGAGCAAGGGCAAGACGGCCGAGTGCACGCA GTACCAGCAGATCCTGCACCGGAACCTGGTATACCTGGCCACGATCGCAGACTCCAACCAGAACATGCAGTCGCTGCTTCCTGCC CCGCCCACGCAGAACATGAACCTGGGCCCCGGAGCCCTGACTCAGAGCGGCTCCAGCCAGGGCCTGCACTCCCAGGGCAGCCTGAGTGACGCCATCAGCACGGGCttgccaccctcctccctcctgcagGGCCAGATTGGCAACG GGCCGAGCCACGTGTCCATGCAGCAGACGGCGCCTAACACGCTGCCCACCACCTCCATGAGCATCTCTGGGCCCGGCTACAGCCATGCGGGGCCCGCCTCGCAGGGCGTCCCCATGCAGGGGCCAGGCGCCATCGGCAACTACGTGTCTCGGACCAACATCAACATGCAGTCCAACCCAG TCTCCATGATGCAGCAACAGGCGGCCACGTCGCACTACAGCTCGGCGCAGGGCGGCAGCCAGCACTACCAGGGCCAGTCGTCCATCGCCATGATGGGGCAGGGCAGCCAGGGGAGCAGCATGATGGGGCAGCGGCCCATGGCGCCCTACCGGCCCTCCCAGCAAG GCTCTTCTCAGCAGTACCTGGGCCAGGAGGAATACTATGGCGAGCAGTACAGCCACAGCCAGGGCGCTGCGGAGCCCATGGGCCAACAGTACTACCCCGACG GCCACGGCGATTACGCCTACCAGCAGTCATCCTACACGGAGCAGAGCTACGACCGGTCCTTTGAGGAGTCCACGCAGCACTACTATGAGGGGG gaAACTCCCAGTACAGCCAGCAGCAGGCCGGGTACCAGCAGGGCGCCACGCAGCAGCAGACCTACTCCCAGCAGCAGTACCCCAGCCAGCAGAGCTACCCCGGACAGCAGCAGGGCTATG GGCCTGCCCAGGGAGCCCCATCGCAGTACCCCGGCTACCAgcaaggccaaggccagcagTACGGAAGCTACCGAGCACCGCAGACAGCGCCGTCTGCCCAGCAGCAGCGGCCCTACGGCTATGAACAG GGCCAGTATGGAAATTACCAGCAGTAA
- the SS18L1 gene encoding calcium-responsive transactivator isoform X6, with the protein MSVAFASARPRGKGEVTQQTIQKMLDENHHLIQCILEYQSKGKTAECTQYQQILHRNLVYLATIADSNQNMQSLLPAPPTQNMNLGPGALTQSGSSQGLHSQGSLSDAISTGLPPSSLLQGQIGNGPSHVSMQQTAPNTLPTTSMSISGPGYSHAGPASQGVPMQGPGAIGNYVSRTNINMQSNPGSSQQYLGQEEYYGEQYSHSQGAAEPMGQQYYPDGHGDYAYQQSSYTEQSYDRSFEESTQHYYEGGNSQYSQQQAGYQQGATQQQTYSQQQYPSQQSYPGQQQGYGPAQGAPSQYPGYQQGQGQQYGSYRAPQTAPSAQQQRPYGYEQASFLDVSRCAHPPHLSRHNEDFSYGHEE; encoded by the exons ATGTCCGTGGCCTTCGCGTCTGCCCGGCCTAGAGGCAAAGGGGAGGTCACGCAGCAAACCATCCAGAAG ATGCTGGACGAGAACCACCACCTGATCCAGTGCATCCTGGAGTACCAGAGCAAGGGCAAGACGGCCGAGTGCACGCA GTACCAGCAGATCCTGCACCGGAACCTGGTATACCTGGCCACGATCGCAGACTCCAACCAGAACATGCAGTCGCTGCTTCCTGCC CCGCCCACGCAGAACATGAACCTGGGCCCCGGAGCCCTGACTCAGAGCGGCTCCAGCCAGGGCCTGCACTCCCAGGGCAGCCTGAGTGACGCCATCAGCACGGGCttgccaccctcctccctcctgcagGGCCAGATTGGCAACG GGCCGAGCCACGTGTCCATGCAGCAGACGGCGCCTAACACGCTGCCCACCACCTCCATGAGCATCTCTGGGCCCGGCTACAGCCATGCGGGGCCCGCCTCGCAGGGCGTCCCCATGCAGGGGCCAGGCGCCATCGGCAACTACGTGTCTCGGACCAACATCAACATGCAGTCCAACCCAG GCTCTTCTCAGCAGTACCTGGGCCAGGAGGAATACTATGGCGAGCAGTACAGCCACAGCCAGGGCGCTGCGGAGCCCATGGGCCAACAGTACTACCCCGACG GCCACGGCGATTACGCCTACCAGCAGTCATCCTACACGGAGCAGAGCTACGACCGGTCCTTTGAGGAGTCCACGCAGCACTACTATGAGGGGG gaAACTCCCAGTACAGCCAGCAGCAGGCCGGGTACCAGCAGGGCGCCACGCAGCAGCAGACCTACTCCCAGCAGCAGTACCCCAGCCAGCAGAGCTACCCCGGACAGCAGCAGGGCTATG GGCCTGCCCAGGGAGCCCCATCGCAGTACCCCGGCTACCAgcaaggccaaggccagcagTACGGAAGCTACCGAGCACCGCAGACAGCGCCGTCTGCCCAGCAGCAGCGGCCCTACGGCTATGAACAGGCAAGCTTTCTGGATGTTTCCAGATGTGCCCATCCACCACACCTGTCGAGACATAATGAAGATTTCTCTTATGGCCATGAGGAATAA